In Leishmania donovani BPK282A1 complete genome, chromosome 35, the following are encoded in one genomic region:
- a CDS encoding vesicle-associated membrane protein, putative, with product MKLYGLLILKPHPPGVEKDPVICCSAVDVSSFGFFQRSSAREFIVFLSRTVAKRVALGAKTQITENGNVVYAHATLDGLVAIAVSDIEYNARVAFTLLTELMLQFQQTFRGKYESVGGKADEFLHWPHINETLEKYQKPEEVDKILRIKRDIEDTKVIMYNAIDQIIERGQKIDDLVAQSEDLGMASKTFYTQAKQTNSGCCAVM from the coding sequence ATGAAGCTCTATGGCCTGCTGATTCTAAAGCCCCATCCGCCGGGTGTCGAGAAGGACCCGGTCATTTGCTGTAGCGCTGTCGACGTCAGCTCGTTCGGCTTCTTCCAGCGCAGTTCTGCCCGCGAATTCATTGTGTTTCTCTCCCGAACAGTGGCTAAGCGGGTGGCTCTCGGCGCCAAGACGCAGATCACAGAAAACGGCAATGTTGTGTATGCGCATGCGACGCTGGACGGTCTCGTGGCAATCGCAGTGAGCGACATCGAGTACAACGCGCGTGTCGCCTTCACGCTCTTGACGGAGTTGATGCTGCAGTTCCAGCAGACGTTCCGCGGTAAGTACGAGTCCGTGGGGGGCAAGGCGGATGAGTTTCTGCACTGGCCCCACATCAACGAGACCCTGGAGAAGTATCAGAAGCCGGAGGAGGTAGACAAGATCTTGCGCATCAAGCGTGACATCGAGGACACAAAGGTGATCATGTACAACGCGATTGACCAAATCATCGAACGGGGACAGAAAATCGACGACTTAGTGGCGCAGAGCGAGGATCTTGGCATGGCTAGCAAGACATTTTACACGCAAGCAAAGCAGACAAACTCGGGGTGCTGCGCAGTCATGTGA